GACGAAAACTATTTCAAGGCTAATTGAATGTCAATCTTTGAAGTGTAGAGTGATGTTAGAAATTCAGTTCTAGTGTTTTTAGCTTTGGTTCCATTCCGCTCATTCAGGTTGGTTTCTTCCTGTTCTCAGTTAATGATTCGGAAGAAAAGGTTTTGAGGATCCGAGTCCACTAAAGCTTATTTTACAGCGCTGTAATTTCCCAAAGAGGCTCCTGACCCATAAATCCCAGACTGCATTCAAAACAAGAGTAGTATgagagagtgcaaacctccaccaagcaccaatatttttttatggaaGATATTGGcaattatctggatcaatgatcctgaccATGGAACCATGATCGTTCACACTTTAAtgggatccttcactgtttttacaaatgtggcctaaaacctttaaaatgtccttattagaagatctatgcctaacaaaacgcaataattttgcaccatatttgcttttattaactttttaaaatgggactattttacTGTTTTCGAGTCTGtacgccgccatgttgaaatgacatcattgatggTGCAAATCGCCCCTTCAGTCCATCGAGTTCTATAGGAGTGAAGGctttcaggatcatttagcagctttttcagtcaaaatgacaacttgtgctgctttgggttgctttaaaaatcagtaaaagtttaaaaaagttgatgtaaacctcttttgtttaccaaaatttgataaacaaaatccctGGCCCGAAAAAATGtgtgactgcagggggcgacagttccaactctgctgtttcgtagacggcatgaagaagaCAAGAGGAGCTCCGTGCATGTAAATACTGGACACCAGGATCCACTGCTGCTCAGAGCAGCAATAAGTGAAGGTGTAACGCCAAGAGCTCAGAGCAGCAGTCAAAAAGAAgaataagtgaaaaaaaaaaactgataaaaagacaatacacaacattgacaaacaaaaagcaaacagaaaataaaattaaaaactaaatcaatcggaattaactcaaaacacacatttctaattatttttaaatagcagggtttcaaccttttaaatagtacacgaaCTGCTGTTAAACAGACGGACTGGATGTAGACGCGTTTCCTgtatgcgttgaaaggatctgctCCGTGAAAAGATTATGTAGTGACAgttccattttaaaaagttaatggaacaaatatgttgcaaaataatgcgttttgttaggcatagattttGTAATCAgaatatttcaaagattttagtccacatttgtaaaaactgtaGAGGATTGGAAGAAATGTCCCCATTAATAATCAAACAGGAGTTTCACATTTATGGAAaccccaatttttttttgaaaactcGCGATGAAATGTGCAACCTGGATTTGTTCCGGATGGAGTAATTCAGGAACCAATTCGACATAACTGACTCAAATtcagaagtgaaagtaatggattacgttactgtaattgagttcagtaaaagtacttgtacttaagtacatttgaaaataagtaatttgttgcatttttaacACCCAACCATTATCGACTAAATTACTATTTTTGgggatatattttttatttacattgaacATGAACAAATATGTTCTTagttgtgccatttctgatcaacgtcCAGCCACATTCTTTAGTttaggttgtggtttctacctattatcttgttacccacatggcacatttggcactgttttagagttcataaatgttgatatatatatactgtatatatatattatttcattgaattcattggtgttattttattttaaaaagaatagtatattttgacaaaacttgtattttatacagatgcctttgtggaaaatatattaagttccaaatgtacaagatttcatctctccctttttaagtttatacatgagatgtttactgtacgtaaGGAAACAGTggctatttaattgagctactttttacttgtactttagtattttatgtgtgatgacttacttgtacttgtactggAGTAGAATTGTTCTACTACAacaattagtcacaaaatcaaggaattttAAATCCTGCCAGTATTGTCCATCTAATTTTTGTCTCTTCTTTACATtctttatactgtatatcatttaCATAAGGCACACATTGAAAAATACTAGTTCCCCACCAAAAACCTACGGCCCACTTGATCTAGAACTGGTTTTTATTTAgcccctgagctaaaatgagtttgacacgcccGCTCTATGTGGTGTTTTCTTCCTCACTCTCTACTCCTACTCATCTTCATGACTCATCCTTATTTTGTACTCCATCTACCTTCCATTTCGCCCACAGAAGCTCCTGGACAGGACCTGGTGACACTGGACTACCGCCTACGCTACTACCCCAGCATCACCTACGCTGTGATTGGCAGCGCCGTCATCTTCGTCCTGGTCGTGGCTTTGCTGGCGTTGGTGCTTCATCACCAAAGGAAACGCAGTGTCTTGCTGCCCCGAGGCGTTCGAGGGCAATCCCATCACCACCACCAGCCTCTGCTGCTGTCCCGATTGGTCATCTTGGACCGAGGTCACATCCACGCAGGAGGTCGAGCTTTTTCCTCCTCCACAGGATTGTACAGCTCAACGCCACAAGCTCTGCAGCTGCTGTCGGGAAGGCTGTATCCCAGTGAGCACACCGTGGACTCACCACCATCATATTCACAGGCTGTCCTGGATGTCAGGTGAAAGGAGGATTAGATCTACCGGGTTTTAGAAGTGATTATTATATCTgctattaaagctgctggggacgaTAACTACCTGTGTTCATCCAGAAGTGTTTCTCATCCTCaactgatgccagtgtgaccccaaagtgacatttctggtgttttcatggattAAAAACAATGGTCAATGATTACATTTATGTTTCCACGCAAAAACCTGAATACGGCTGAAATCGGAGCGATAATTCCAGCTAGTTAttgttgtcttctttttcaataatttgatcgctttgatgtttcaaaCATCACATTCgaaacatcaaagccatcagcagacgcctctgaagaagactggcagttgacattcGAAACATGTgggatcaaagtaaacttcctgaagaacagttgtctgaataaatgacacCTTAACATATGAAATCGCAGTGACCGGATATCACAGTGAACACGATAAACAAAGCAGAACGAATGAATGAACGCATGAATTGCCGTTGTCTGgagaagaaatcacagtaagaaacaagtaaaaactttacttaaagaaacttttccgATTCAGGgatctcatttataaaactgtgcctaggtaagatcacttcagctggcgtaaaaaccaggaagtgctcGCGCAAAAAAACTGTCAGACTTATTAACAAGGGCACACGCTGGTTCCGTTTTTACATTACAATCAACTCGAAAGTTGTTGCACGTGAGGAAACACCTTAAAAGGTCCGGTGAACGCCCTTaatgaatattcactaatacaAATTTTCACAGTGGGTCGAGggggaaaacgagcaaataaaaaaaaattcactcaATTCaggtggaggtattaattgttgaggtggaAACATACAGGAGAGATAATTTGGTAACAGTGCGCATTATGAATGATAGAAAGGCAGATCGCTTAGCGTTGCCTCAGAGTGTCAGACTGTGACTGAGGTGAAAAAGAAATAATCAGACATAGAAGCGCAGGAGAAAATGTGTATCACTCTCCATAGGAAGAGTGTCTGTTTAACAAAGCTCACCATAGCTCAGCCTCACAGACCAAAAGCTGGAGGATCATGGGGAAACCCCTCTGTGTTGTAACAGACGTTGAGGGGACACCGATGCACTATATGCCAGAAGCATGGgattaaattgtatttcctTGCTTGAAATAATATGAATGAAACACCTTTGGTATTATACGTAATTCACAATATTTGATTTcaagtaaaaccatatttttcatcagtcccaGGGTGTTTACTGGTCGGTGGTGCGTGGCTGAGGTGAGTGAGGCCGGGGGCTCCGCAGCACCTCGTCCTCCCTCCCACCGCAGCACCTCGTCCTCACAGGGGGGTCCTGCCTTTAGGTCTCGCGGGTCTCTGTAGATTCTCTCCCTACCGAGACTCCCGTGCACCTTGTCCTTCAGCAGTGCCAGATAAACCACTGTGCGTCTTTACACATTGTGTGCTCGTTCCTTTTTAtcacagctacaggtgttgcagccaaatgatcagcagttttgcacaacgatcatgtgattttaattacaattattattattattattattattattattattattattattattaatataaaactgtctTTGTAGGCGCACATTACTCACACTCTGGggcgtcagtataattttttcctccttcgtTTTTGCAACCATATCCTTCATATATGATGTGTATTGTGAAATATGCAATGCTTagatatttcacacaaatgtataaATTTCACAGCGCCATCTTTAATTTCATCTttctcctgttgggggcggagtttcccgtttctcatgattttgtgcttacggcagggtcagagctgccgtggaggGGCGCACATTATCTCGCCTAGTTAGTTTTTTAAGTCCCAAAAGTTGCTCATAAGTGGCATACGCTATCTTTTGTATGTACGCAgcatttataaatgaggccccagaacTGTCTTTGTATTCTTCTACAgaactccaaatcccacaatgcaatgcacaaaactttcaGAGTGGTTTTGGATTTatactttaaaaatgactcaataccCCGGCTTAAATGGAAAACTGGATTTCTCTCCCTTCctttaaatttatatatatgtgtgtgtgtgtgtgtgtgtgtgtgtgtgtgtgtgtgtgtgtgtgtgtgtgtgtgtgtgtgtgtgtgtgtgtgtgtacatatagttgaatatttgtatatatttgttatatttttggcTGTTTcactccgataacacgaccttggctacagctgaacagcctgaaaaatcgggcccaagactgaaggaaaatggtgaaaaaaccggagggaggcccttcagaacccaaatcgggtttggaagaggtcaaggagatgatacgcgagggtctacgaaacctatctgccgagataaagtcgttggaaaagacgctggaaaactcactggaaaacctacaaagcgaagtaaaggtactgaaagaaaagagtgaaagaaatgctgaagagataaaattgttgaacgccagggttgaagagttggaacaaaaggaaagagagaaagatgtcatcatcacaggcctaaagataaaacccaggagttacgcgagtgacgaagaaacaaaatcgattgaacaacaggtcattgactacctggagtcgaaggacattgtcctgaaccctgacaacatcaactcctgccatctcctgccaaagaaaaatgataacagagctgtaaaaataaccttcacgaatatgaaattcaaaggagaactactgaagcaagcaAGAAAcctgaaggaaacgaaggtttttattaatgaaagcctgacaaaaaaaaaatgcaagcatcgcatggaaggcacaccaaataaaaaaaaggaggaaagattctaaagacgtggacaaggaactgcaggatttacatcacaccactgggagaagagaacggaaaaccaatcctcatcaaaacgatggaagacttgggaaaatacgaaggatccacctaaacaacaacattactgatggtaatcatggatatggacccagatctatataaacactggaaacaaaactcagactgtgattattttacggagactgaattaaatgtggaaaccaagagtaaaaaaggtctgtcatttattcatttcaattactaggtggtggggtgattaaggattacattaaatttaaattcaaagtgtttattgtcatatgtgcagttagaaacacattttcctgtacaatgaaattactaccttgcttatgaactaagatatattaatgtgtttatacaagttaaatctaacagtggaaaatacaacactgccaatagaactaacaacagctggattaaccttgatgtagagacaaaacaagctgcaaacttgtgtgtccaaaagagacattcccgagtggtgacactatggatgaaaagggaaaaaccttccaaacaccttcgaaagaggaactattcttgaactggaggaatgctaacaacgtctggcagggaacaaggccaacacgaacaacgatagagaggaggaggaataaaaaaaatttttaaaaaaagacaacactgactacagatgagaatacacaaaaaaaggactgttcagaacaactcaagaatgtttgaccagagagacatgtaaactcatgtaaatttgcgatggtaaaacaggggacgggacccagataagcaaactgcttctctcgtctcctttttcggcatgtacaaaaaaaaaaaaaaaaaaagtgaatgtgaccatgtcggaaataaactgaataaaaaaaaatgaaaaatcttcCAAAGATGAAATAGCGAAACTAAAGTGACAGAAACTTCAGTTTTTGTTGGACTTAGTTGTTAATCTGTTTctctgtaattatttttaaataaaaagtaatcatgtgacatttttgaTCACATGACTTTTCCTGATTTGTTATACGCGTAAGACTGTGTTTTAATGTTTCTACAGCAGAATCTTTAGACTTTAGACTAGAATATAATTGAGGGGCACTGAGGCGACTCCTTGGCAGAACTTCTTTCACTTCCTTGCAGCACTCCATGCCAACCTGTTCCTAATTGAGATCCAAAGTTGTGTGCGCCAATttcaactttctttttttttttgaggaaatatCTTTGATTTATAGATCTATGAGACCTTctctttgtctttatctgataataatttaaaaaaaaaaaaaaaaatcatctccggcagctttaattcaaattaaatgaaatacatgAGAAATGGAAATATATTATAAGTTGATCTCTCATCTGTTTCTCCCTCAGTCGACCTCCCTGGTTCGATCTCCCTCCTCCTCCGTACCTTCAAGACCCAGAACCTCCTACGGAAGGAGAACTTCCTCAATATGAAAGTCCACAGGACCCTCCACAGCCCCCCACAGATCCCCCCTCCATTCCCAGAACTGAGTCCCAAAGCTCACAGCAGAGCGTTGGCCTCAGAGAGGAGTGTGAGCAGCTGTAGCTGTTTTTTGAtagacagatgatgatgatgatgatgatgatgatgatgatgatgatgatgatgatgatgatgatgaagatgaggagTGTGGAGGCAGCATGAGGACTGAACAGTCCTCTCTTCACTGGCCTCCATCAGCTCACTGAAGCACTGAACTTATGTGTTGACTCCCCCTGCTGGAATCATAGCTGCACTGCATTACAGGCAGtccctttgtttgtttgtttgtttgtttgtttgttataaACAGAGTTAAAAACACTGTACATAAATCACAGCCTGCGTTTCCAAAGATAAAGAAGTTCATGAATTAGCAGACAGCATTCAAACAATGGTATAAGCAGTGAGAAATCGCTATTAATATTAACCGTCCATTTTCTTAAAGACAGGAACatctatattttatatttttccagtttttgtaaAATACTTGGGTACTCAACCGAcatcatttttacaattttacagAATTTAAACAAATATGAGCAGCTCCTTTTAATATGTATATTATCTGTTATTAAATTGGAGAATATTTTTGAAGATTACCAgttgttttttcccttttcagtattttatcacaatatttttttatttttttttttttttatagaattttttttcattattattattaaattctgcctaaaatgtgaagaggaccatttgtttttttttggaaataatttgTAACAGACACGCCCTAAAGTTTGTAAATCATTCCCTGAAATAATTTTGCTCAATTGCATCAGAAGACCAACGGTTAGAGAGAAGACAAATCAATCTTTTACTTTAACATTCAGAGTAATGTACATTAATGTGTGACCATGTGTAATGACTGAAATAATTGAAGgcttcttgttttgtgtttgatcaatttaaatgatttcttCAACACTGTCGGAAGGAGATTTAAAACTATTTAGAGGTTAtagttaaaggttaaaaaaaaaaaaacatagctgTAGTTGCATCTTTGTTAATATAAAGTGGTTGAGAAACaaaccaaagaaaaaataataaatgatgtaCTTTTCCCCCAAAGGAACAATCATTGACTGTAAGGataaaatatgcaaataaaGTTCACTGTGAAACTGGAAATCATCTCTCAGGACAAAGTTTAGCCAGTTTGTAAAAGTTATTTCTGTAACTTCAAAGTCAGCTTCTTTTGTTCTTTACAAACGTGTTTCGTCCCCACAatggtgtttgtttgtgttctgtACATTTGGAGTAATATAAAATATTGACTGAGATCCTCTTTATCCATcaagtttgagttttttttgcagatttcaCATTATCTTATATTTTGTAGGACTGTTTTAAACTGCTAATGTGTCCCAGACATCCaagaaatatacagtatgtataatttataaagtatatttatacatataaattactttgttgtaaactATTACAATCCACAAAAAAATCACTATCATagaattttactttaaaaaaaaaaattaaatcgtTATTATGGATATtcgttaaaaacaacaacaataaacataaaGAATCAAGagtattagggttagggttagggttcatcATCTCTGCATTACTTTCgaagaaaaaattatttatttgaacaaatttgctgaataaaaacaatcataaaTGCATTGATCATTACATAAAACCCTACACTAATTAGtttcagatattttttaatgccttatcTGAGCCTAACTTTATTAGAAAcgtgatttatgtatttatttttgaattaagCAATCATTAACTACAGCTGTAGGTTGCTGAGATTGTTTTTCAATGATTTCAGGGTTTCTGTAGTTCTGCTAGTTCACCAACAGGTGGCAGTGTTGTACCGTGGGTGTTTGTAAAAGGCTAATTCAGTGCTGTGTGAGGACATATCACCACCTGCCTGATGGCTCCAAAAATACTATTTATTCGTGAGAAAGAGATTTTTCCAACAGAGACCATATTTATGGAGTTAAAATCATGTCAAAACCTCACAAACGATTCACAAACAAACTCAGTGTGGTTTTCATTCACAAGcttatgcattttgttttgcaaataagaaacataccaATTAAACAAATACTGCATGTCTCACTCATACaaagaaacatgttttattttatttttttcaatcaatacaaaaaaattaatccaAAGTACAAAATAGGATATTTCTTCAAAGGTTTGTTGGTCTTTGTATGGGAATCTGCAAGATGGAAAACTAGTGCCAAAAGTCATCTAACACTTTTTTGGGGTTGTAAAATTGTTTAtttctacaacaacaaaaacatcaaatatgtaaagtgttgtgtgtgtttgtgatgctTTGGCATGATTTTTAACTCCATAAATAACATCTGCAACAGttcatttgattatttattagtttatgtTGTAcagcaacaaacacaaaaccaaaGCTTTCCCATTGTGTCAGATGATGTAGAATAAAACATAAAGCATTAGAGCAGAACATACTCAGCAATAGAAAGGTTAGTGTGCACACTTGTtgaaaattaatacattttaatcagagtaaatcattttaaaacgtTCATTTATTCCCCCAGAGTGTTCTCTTGGATTTCCTTAAACGTGGGCCTTAATTCATGGCTGATCAGATGTATGTTGGCTTCTTGGCAACTATCTCCATCTTGTACAACCATTTTAGTGAATTCAGAGACGGATATTATCAATGCAGCCGTCCTCCTTTGCTTTGCAATATCCCCCAAAGCCGTGTATCACATCTCACACTCTAATATCCGCTGAATGTTATGATGAATCAGATAACCTGTGATACCATCGCTGACACCACACGTCCAGGCCTTGTTGAATCTGTTTTtgtctccctctcaatcatctCTTATCAACCTTATCCTTTCTCTGCCATTCCATCCTCACCCTCTTTCCTTCTCCCCGTTTACTTCAAGCCCTTCTCTGCAAAGGTTTTAAATAAAGCTTCACCTTGTCGTCTTTTGCAGGAAGCCTTGGGATGACTTTTCTCTATTCAAGGTTTTctaaaccttggggtcaggaccccatttggggtcacgtgacactgggagggggtcgccaaactaataaaacattttttttaatttgaatccatttttgcgtattttaccctttttctgcaactacaccaaactggccatgttttaatcagttttcatgactttttcttgctttatttttgctccttttaatgaatttttgttACAATActcaaattccaatgccttttctgccttttccactttcaagacattttcagcagtTCTAAACCCTTTCCGCCCCTTTTCCCACCttatgtcgcatatgttgacccattattggccacgtttacatgggagctttaattcctctttaaaatggaataaaagtgaattcctcttGAACCTgtccatgtaaacacttaattcctaatgctaatttaattccaaattaaacttaaattcgaattaggtggctggtttattccgtttttatttctgaattagATAGGTaatctttcttgtaaacacttaatttggttaattccactttaagttcATTCGAATCATTTTGCGCAtttgcgacttgcggcgatgacgcgctggtgacgacataatccaagatggcggcgtcCCGGACTCCAGcttagactatttaataagagccttaaaagacaaggaaataatgaaaagagtggatggacggaggcataaacatgcagactaaTTAAatacacacggacctcggtaaacgtggtaaacggaacaggcttcaccggacggctggcactaggacccggaggcggagtaaatgcatcactgtactgcattcacagactgtaatatcaccaagattaacattttaccagttgttagagctactaacTTTACCacggagcaactatttattcctgatgATTATTATGGTTTTTTACCGGTGATTTATTCCGATCTCTcttccgctccgcggtccaaactgaaaccgtgtgttactgtcgagctgttgcttcaaaactacaatcaaaataaaggtgaaaacagttctcatgtgtggtgttctgtgttacagccgacaattaaaggtttgttgtgcgtttttcccgatagacgtgatatttcacattctccccctgtccaatcacaacctccccaacccccaggcctaAAGCTGGATTAACTAAAGCCGGTTtaaccagttttccatgtaaacctcagttcaggaattactatttccatgtaaacacgaagcagaacactttaattccaaattat
This genomic window from Gouania willdenowi chromosome 6, fGouWil2.1, whole genome shotgun sequence contains:
- the ldlrad3 gene encoding low-density lipoprotein receptor class A domain-containing protein 3 isoform X2 encodes the protein MMWIWYLLLGSGSGSRTVECQLLSGSNFTTECNNPGNFMCGDGRCVPGGLQCDGSPDCFDNSDEKGCPKVRSKCAPTFFACANGVHCIIGRFRCNGFRDCPDGSDEDNCTGNPLVCSEARFKCRNGRCVDRSFLCNGQDNCQDNSDEELCLTTAAPGQDLVTLDYRLRYYPSITYAVIGSAVIFVLVVALLALVLHHQRKRSVLLPRGVRGQSHHHHQPLLLSRLVILDRGHIHAGGRAFSSSTGLYSSTPQALQLLSGRLYPSEHTVDSPPSYSQAVLDVSRPPWFDLPPPPYLQDPEPPTEGELPQYESPQDPPQPPTDPPSIPRTESQSSQQSVGLREECEQL
- the ldlrad3 gene encoding low-density lipoprotein receptor class A domain-containing protein 3 isoform X1, whose amino-acid sequence is MMWIWYLLLGSGSGSRTVECQLLSGSNFTTECNNPGNFMCGDGRCVPGGLQCDGSPDCFDNSDEKGCPKVRSKCAPTFFACANGVHCIIGRFRCNGFRDCPDGSDEDNCTGNPLVCSEARFKCRNGRCVDRSFLCNGQDNCQDNSDEELCLTTAEAPGQDLVTLDYRLRYYPSITYAVIGSAVIFVLVVALLALVLHHQRKRSVLLPRGVRGQSHHHHQPLLLSRLVILDRGHIHAGGRAFSSSTGLYSSTPQALQLLSGRLYPSEHTVDSPPSYSQAVLDVSRPPWFDLPPPPYLQDPEPPTEGELPQYESPQDPPQPPTDPPSIPRTESQSSQQSVGLREECEQL